In Streptomyces hawaiiensis, one genomic interval encodes:
- the cobC gene encoding Rv2231c family pyridoxal phosphate-dependent protein CobC: protein MRTEDGHDLRHHGDAEVRDDGGSLVDLAVNVRADTPPVWLREHIAASLGGLAAYPDGRAARAAVAARHGLPVERVLLTAGAAEAFVLLARALKVRRPVVVHPQFTEPEAALRDAGHTVGRVLLREEDGFRLDPAAVPEDADLVVIGNPTNPTSVLHPADVIAGLARPGRVLVVDEAFMDAVPGEREALAGRVDVSGLVVLRSLTKTWGLAGLRIGYVLAAPETVEDLQRAQPLWPVSSPALAAAEACVGPRAVAEAAHAAHRIAADRAHLLAGLARFTPAGLRVAGPAQGPFVLVRVERASAVRRRLRELGYAVRRGDTFPGLDGQWLRLAVRDRGTTDGFLRALERALTD from the coding sequence ATGCGCACTGAGGACGGGCACGACCTGCGCCACCACGGGGACGCGGAGGTGCGGGACGACGGCGGCTCGCTCGTCGACCTCGCCGTGAACGTCCGCGCGGACACGCCGCCGGTCTGGCTGCGGGAGCACATCGCCGCGTCCCTGGGCGGGCTCGCGGCCTACCCGGACGGGCGTGCCGCGCGGGCGGCGGTGGCCGCGCGGCATGGGCTGCCGGTGGAGCGGGTGCTGCTGACGGCGGGTGCGGCGGAGGCGTTCGTGCTGCTGGCGCGGGCGTTGAAGGTGCGGCGGCCGGTCGTCGTCCACCCCCAGTTCACGGAGCCGGAGGCGGCGCTGCGGGACGCGGGGCACACGGTCGGCCGGGTGCTGCTGCGGGAGGAGGACGGTTTCCGGCTGGACCCGGCGGCCGTCCCCGAGGACGCGGACCTGGTGGTGATCGGCAACCCGACGAACCCGACGTCGGTGCTGCACCCGGCGGACGTGATCGCCGGACTCGCCCGGCCCGGGCGGGTGCTGGTGGTGGACGAGGCGTTCATGGACGCGGTGCCGGGCGAGCGCGAGGCCCTGGCCGGGCGCGTGGACGTGTCCGGCCTCGTGGTGCTGCGCAGCCTGACGAAGACGTGGGGGCTGGCAGGGCTGCGGATCGGGTACGTGCTGGCGGCGCCGGAGACCGTCGAGGACCTTCAGCGGGCGCAGCCGCTGTGGCCGGTGTCGAGCCCGGCGCTGGCCGCGGCCGAGGCGTGCGTGGGGCCGCGTGCGGTGGCGGAGGCGGCCCACGCGGCACACCGCATCGCCGCGGACCGCGCCCACCTGCTGGCGGGCCTCGCCCGCTTCACCCCGGCCGGCCTGCGGGTGGCCGGACCCGCGCAGGGCCCGTTCGTCCTGGTCCGCGTCGAGCGGGCGTCCGCGGTCCGCCGGCGCCTGCGCGAACTCGGCTACGCCGTGCGGCGCGGGGACACCTTCCCCGGCCTGGACGGACAGTGGCTGCGCCTGGCGGTGCGAGACCGCGGAACCACCGACGGGTTTCTGCGAGCGCTGGAGCGGGCGCTGACGGACTGA
- a CDS encoding SCO1860 family LAETG-anchored protein — MNSPSFRMPARRLATVATATALAAGPVALTGVSPAHATGDHGRASAVVLRTGLDVSLLNKSVNVPLAVSLNDVQAPRSAEKTTLTATLDAVDDGRPFTVLRAEVAEARATSSATKAEGTTTLAHARLHVPGLPLLSLIEVDQVTAKATCEAGKKPVATTGLPGSVTVLGKRVTLTAGGPTDVRVPGVGDVRLDLSSTRTTARTAAATALELKVSVNPLKLNVAEVDGTVTLAEATCETPRPEAAAQPPAEPSAPPAGVEPQGEPAEADLADTGGSPTTPYVVGAAIALLAAGGGAVALARRRG; from the coding sequence GTGAACAGCCCTTCCTTCCGCATGCCCGCACGCCGGCTGGCGACCGTCGCGACCGCCACGGCCCTCGCCGCCGGGCCCGTGGCACTGACCGGCGTGAGCCCGGCGCACGCCACCGGCGACCACGGCCGCGCGAGCGCCGTCGTCCTGCGCACCGGCCTGGACGTCTCCCTGCTGAACAAGTCGGTGAACGTCCCCCTCGCCGTCTCCCTCAACGACGTCCAGGCCCCGCGGAGCGCCGAGAAGACCACGCTGACGGCCACCCTCGACGCGGTGGACGACGGCCGGCCCTTCACCGTGCTGCGCGCGGAGGTCGCCGAGGCGAGAGCCACGTCGAGCGCCACGAAGGCCGAGGGAACCACCACCCTGGCCCACGCCCGCCTCCACGTCCCCGGCCTGCCGCTGCTGTCACTGATCGAGGTCGACCAGGTCACGGCCAAGGCCACCTGCGAGGCCGGGAAGAAGCCGGTCGCCACGACCGGCCTGCCCGGCTCGGTGACCGTGCTCGGCAAACGCGTGACCCTGACCGCCGGCGGCCCGACGGACGTCAGGGTGCCGGGCGTCGGCGACGTGCGCCTGGACCTGTCCAGCACCCGGACCACGGCCCGTACGGCCGCCGCCACCGCCCTCGAACTCAAGGTGTCCGTCAACCCGTTGAAGCTGAACGTCGCGGAGGTCGACGGCACCGTCACCCTGGCCGAGGCGACCTGCGAGACCCCCCGGCCCGAGGCGGCGGCACAGCCCCCGGCCGAGCCGTCCGCCCCGCCCGCCGGCGTCGAGCCGCAGGGCGAACCCGCCGAGGCGGACCTGGCCGACACGGGCGGCAGCCCGACCACGCCGTACGTCGTGGGCGCCGCGATCGCCCTGCTCGCGGCGGGCGGGGGAGCGGTGGCCCTGGCCCGCCGCCGGGGCTGA
- a CDS encoding amidohydrolase family protein: MSDRTVLHVKGRVLVGPEDVRDDLWVVDGRISYDRPAGARDIRTVVGWALPGLVDAHCHVGLDRHGPVPEDVAEKQALTDRDAGTLLIRDAGSPSDTRWIDDREDLPKIIRAGRHIARTRRYIRNYAWEIEPEDLVAYVAQEARRGDGWVKLVGDWIDRDLGDLSACWPREAVEAAIAEAHRLGARVTAHCFSEDSLKDLVEAGIDCIEHATGLTEDLIPLFAERGVAIVPTLVNIATFPQLADGGEARFPRWSAHMRRLHERRYDTVRAAYDAGIPVFVGTDAGGGLAHGLAAAEVGELVTAGIPSVEALAAGTWTARTWLGRPGLDEGAPADLVVYDEDPRADVRVLASPRRVVLNGRVVG, translated from the coding sequence ATGAGCGATCGCACGGTGCTGCACGTGAAGGGACGGGTGCTCGTCGGGCCCGAGGACGTCCGGGACGACCTGTGGGTGGTCGACGGCCGCATCTCCTACGACCGTCCCGCCGGCGCCCGCGACATCCGCACGGTCGTCGGCTGGGCCCTGCCCGGCCTCGTCGACGCGCACTGCCACGTCGGACTCGACCGGCACGGCCCTGTTCCCGAGGACGTCGCCGAGAAGCAGGCGCTGACCGACCGGGACGCGGGCACGCTGCTCATCCGCGACGCCGGCTCCCCCTCCGACACCCGCTGGATCGACGACCGCGAGGACCTGCCGAAGATCATCCGGGCCGGGCGGCACATCGCCCGCACCCGCCGCTACATCCGCAACTACGCCTGGGAGATCGAGCCGGAGGACCTGGTCGCCTACGTGGCCCAGGAGGCCCGGCGCGGCGACGGCTGGGTCAAGCTGGTCGGCGACTGGATCGACCGCGACCTCGGCGACCTGTCGGCCTGCTGGCCCCGCGAGGCCGTCGAGGCGGCGATCGCCGAGGCCCACCGCCTGGGCGCGCGCGTGACCGCGCACTGCTTCTCGGAGGACTCCCTCAAGGACCTCGTCGAGGCGGGCATCGACTGCATCGAACACGCGACGGGCCTGACCGAGGACCTCATCCCGCTGTTCGCCGAACGCGGCGTCGCCATCGTGCCGACCCTGGTCAACATCGCCACCTTCCCGCAGCTCGCGGACGGCGGCGAAGCCCGGTTCCCCCGCTGGTCGGCCCATATGCGCAGGCTCCACGAAAGGCGTTACGACACCGTGCGGGCCGCCTACGACGCCGGGATCCCCGTCTTCGTCGGCACCGACGCCGGCGGCGGCCTGGCGCACGGCCTGGCCGCGGCCGAGGTCGGTGAACTCGTCACCGCCGGCATCCCGTCCGTCGAGGCCCTCGCCGCGGGCACCTGGACGGCCCGCACCTGGCTCGGCCGCCCCGGCCTGGACGAGGGCGCCCCGGCCGACCTCGTCGTCTACGACGAGGACCCGCGGGCCGACGTACGGGTGCTGGCGTCGCCCCGCCGGGTGGTGCTGAACGGGCGCGTGGTCGGGTAG
- a CDS encoding pyridoxal-phosphate-dependent aminotransferase family protein has translation MSEESTAVTHPFLDLAPLGADRFAAIEDRVARLLSTGQDVVIMQGEALLPLEGAIRAAAGPGTTALNVITGPYGQTFGDWLRDCGATVIDLAVPFHTAATAEQIRAALAAHPQIDFVSMVHAEAATGNTNPVAEIGEVVRAHGALFYLDAVASIGAEPVLPDAWGVDLCVIGAQKAMGGPAGVSAVSVSERAWARMAANPNAPRRSYLSLLDWKERWIDGGRRALLHAPAQLEMLALEACVERIEAAGPQAVMARHASAAAATRAGAVALGGGLEPYVYEARDAAPVATTLRAPSGVVASELVRRALEADPAVPLAAGGGALAKEMIRVNHYGAEATPGAVRASLAALGAALSEAGLPVDVQGALRAAEEAWR, from the coding sequence GTGAGTGAAGAGAGCACTGCCGTGACGCATCCGTTTCTGGACCTGGCCCCGCTCGGCGCGGACCGCTTCGCCGCGATCGAGGACCGTGTGGCGCGGCTGCTGAGCACCGGGCAGGACGTCGTGATCATGCAGGGCGAGGCGCTGCTGCCGCTGGAGGGCGCGATCCGCGCCGCGGCCGGTCCGGGCACGACGGCGCTGAACGTCATCACGGGGCCGTACGGGCAGACGTTCGGCGACTGGCTGCGGGACTGCGGCGCCACGGTGATCGACCTGGCGGTGCCCTTCCACACGGCGGCCACGGCCGAGCAGATCCGCGCGGCCCTCGCCGCACACCCGCAGATCGACTTCGTGTCCATGGTGCACGCGGAGGCGGCGACCGGCAACACCAACCCCGTCGCGGAGATCGGCGAGGTCGTACGGGCGCACGGGGCGCTGTTCTACCTGGACGCCGTGGCGTCGATCGGGGCCGAGCCGGTGCTGCCGGACGCGTGGGGCGTGGACCTGTGCGTGATCGGGGCGCAGAAGGCGATGGGCGGTCCGGCCGGAGTGTCGGCGGTGTCGGTGAGCGAGCGGGCCTGGGCCCGGATGGCGGCGAACCCCAACGCTCCGCGCCGGTCGTATCTGTCGCTCCTCGACTGGAAGGAGCGGTGGATCGACGGCGGCCGCAGGGCGCTGCTGCATGCGCCGGCGCAGCTGGAGATGCTGGCCCTGGAGGCCTGTGTGGAGCGGATCGAGGCGGCGGGGCCGCAGGCCGTGATGGCCCGGCACGCGTCCGCCGCGGCGGCGACCCGGGCCGGGGCGGTCGCGCTCGGTGGCGGGCTGGAGCCGTACGTGTACGAGGCGCGGGACGCGGCGCCCGTCGCCACGACGCTGCGGGCGCCGTCCGGGGTGGTGGCGTCGGAACTGGTCCGGCGGGCGCTGGAAGCGGATCCGGCGGTGCCGCTGGCCGCGGGCGGGGGTGCGCTGGCCAAGGAGATGATCCGGGTCAACCACTACGGCGCGGAGGCGACGCCCGGGGCTGTGCGGGCGAGCCTGGCGGCGCTGGGGGCGGCACTGTCCGAGGCGGGTCTGCCGGTCGACGTGCAGGGGGCACTGCGGGCCGCCGAGGAGGCGTGGCGGTAG
- a CDS encoding DinB family protein, whose amino-acid sequence MTADTPDTPALPDGRPVPRLTGDERAMLESWLDFHRATLELKCAGLDDAQARIAAAEPSSLTLLGLVQHLAEVERNWFQRVAGGLTAPPVFEDPTGYALDPARGLDEALGIWRREIARGRELCAGLPLDHIGRVAEGPVPGMEVSLRWVLIHMIEEYARHNGHADLLRERIDGATGA is encoded by the coding sequence ATGACCGCTGACACACCTGACACCCCGGCCCTCCCCGACGGCCGCCCCGTGCCCCGCCTCACCGGTGACGAGCGGGCCATGCTCGAGAGCTGGCTGGACTTCCACCGGGCCACGCTGGAGCTGAAGTGCGCCGGTCTGGACGACGCGCAGGCGCGGATCGCGGCGGCCGAGCCGTCGTCGCTGACCCTGCTCGGGCTGGTGCAGCACCTCGCCGAGGTCGAGCGGAACTGGTTCCAGCGGGTGGCCGGCGGGCTCACCGCACCGCCCGTGTTCGAGGACCCGACCGGCTATGCGCTGGATCCGGCGCGGGGGCTCGACGAGGCGCTCGGGATCTGGCGGCGGGAGATCGCCCGGGGGCGGGAGCTGTGCGCCGGGCTGCCGCTGGACCACATCGGGCGGGTCGCCGAGGGGCCGGTGCCCGGGATGGAGGTCAGCCTGCGCTGGGTGCTCATCCACATGATCGAGGAGTACGCACGGCACAACGGTCACGCCGATCTCCTGCGGGAACGCATCGACGGAGCGACGGGGGCCTGA
- the ectA gene encoding diaminobutyrate acetyltransferase translates to MTAVQADPQIDRPTVADGAALWRMAKDSKVLDLNSSYSYLLWCRDFAATSAVARDEHGEPMGFITGYVRPDSPRTLLVWQVAVDEAHRGRGLAAALLDGLVARTAAERGVTTVETTITPGNTASERLFTSFAERHGARLEREVLFDAGLFPDGPHDAEVLYRIGPLPH, encoded by the coding sequence ATGACTGCCGTACAAGCAGATCCGCAAATCGACCGCCCCACGGTGGCTGACGGAGCCGCACTCTGGCGGATGGCGAAGGACTCGAAGGTTCTCGACCTGAACTCGTCCTACAGCTATCTGCTGTGGTGCCGGGACTTCGCCGCCACATCGGCCGTCGCCCGTGACGAGCACGGCGAGCCGATGGGTTTCATCACCGGGTACGTGCGGCCGGACAGCCCGCGCACCCTGCTGGTCTGGCAGGTGGCGGTGGACGAGGCCCACCGCGGGCGTGGACTGGCCGCCGCGCTGCTCGACGGCCTCGTCGCACGGACCGCGGCCGAGCGCGGGGTGACGACGGTGGAGACCACCATCACCCCGGGCAACACCGCCTCGGAGCGCCTGTTCACTTCGTTCGCCGAGCGTCACGGCGCGCGGCTGGAGCGCGAGGTGCTGTTCGACGCGGGCCTGTTCCCCGACGGGCCGCACGACGCAGAGGTGCTGTACCGCATCGGCCCGCTGCCCCACTGA